The Carassius gibelio isolate Cgi1373 ecotype wild population from Czech Republic chromosome A19, carGib1.2-hapl.c, whole genome shotgun sequence genome segment cgagctgtgttcaaccaagtctctgcattgCTCACaaagaacaacctccttgacagcaaccaatctagCTTCAGAAGTGGGCATTCAACTGaaactgccttgctctcagttgtttaAGCTCTAAGActgtcaagagcagaatccaaatcttcagtacttatcctgcttgatctgtccgctgcttttgacacggttaatcaccagatcctcctatcaaccctactggcaaagggcatctcaggaaccacacttcagtggtttgagccttacctatcagataggtccttcaaagtatcttggagagctGAGGTGTCCAATCACAACATCTCAGTACTGGGGTGCCTCAgagctcagttcttggaccacttctcttctctgtctacatggcatcattaggttctgtcattcagaaacatggcttttcataccactgctatgctgatgacactcaactctacctctcattccatcttgatgatccgacggtagctactcgcatctcagcttgtctaacagacatttcttactggatgatggaccatcaccttaaACTCaaccaagacagaactgcttgtgattccagcaaacccatcgtttcatcacaatttcaccatcaagttaggcacatcaaccataactccttcaaaaacagctagaagccttggagttatgattgatgatcagctgactttctcagaccacattgctaaaactgtccgatcctgcagatttgctttattcaacatcaagaagatcaagccctttctttcgggaacatgctgcacaactccttgttcaagctcttgttctgttcaggctggactactgcaatgctctcttggcaggtcttccagccaattctatcaaacctttacaattaattcagaacgcggcagcaagattaaagtttaatgagccaaaaataatacacgtcacacctctgtttattaatttgcactggcaaccaatagctgctcgcataaaattcaaggcattgatgtttgcctacaaaactaccactggctctgcacccatttacctaaatgtattacttcagacttatgtgccctctagaagcttgtgttctgcaagtgaacgtcacttgattgtaccatcccaaagaatcacaaagtcacttttacggacttttaaatgaaatgttccctcctggtggaatgaactccccaactcaatccaagcagctgagtccttagccatcttcaagaatcagcttaaaatccatctcttccatctttatttgactctgtaactttagcactcactattctcattttttttctttaaaaaaaatctaactacctttctaatctttttgtattctattttcttttcatttattatgcaagtgtgtgtgtgtgtgtgtgtgtgtgtgtaaagacatCTAACAGTAGCTTgcgctattctttttctattctatctgtttttctttttatttattatattatttacaagcccttgctacgtgtactgttaagctaactgagacttgttatagcacttatatatcattgcttccactgtcctcatttgtaagtcgctttggatgaaagtgtctgctaaatgaataaatgtcaatgtaaatacagtagaaacagtaatattttgaagtatttttaCAAGTTTAAactattttctattgtaataggttatattttaaaatgtaatgttattcctgtgattcaaagctgaagtcttcagtgtcacatgatccttcagaaatcattctaatacgatGATCTGCTCAAgagagaaacatttcttcttattacaagcattgaaaacagttgtgctatttaatattttgtgaaaactgtgatgcctatttttccaggattctttgatggatagaGAGTTTTAAAGAACAGCACTTGAAATAGTATTATTTTTGAGATAGTACTATTTTTAACATTCTAAATGTGTTtggatcaattcaatgcatccttgctgaatatacATTACTTTCTTTCTATCCTCCGATTAGTTTTTGCCCTTGAAATAGCTTTATgaaaatattaccttttttttcaattaaataatcTATAACTTTAACCTAACAGCAAATGTTGCTAAAAAGATTCAAAATGTTTCATGCCAGAAGCAGAATACGTCATAGATTAAATTAGAGATTATATTAAAATACCTTTTAAACTctcaaaaacaaagaaacattaaaaaaagaacatgtatttttacccatttttttttacccagagcTTTTGCAGATCCAGGCACCTGACAGTGGCTGTCACCCCAATGGGACCCCCACCAGCTCCAGCGGCCCCCTCCAGGGCCCCACCAGAGTGCAGCTTCTTAGAGAAACTCCATGCGGTGGAAGAGGAGCTGGCCATCGGCCCGGAGTCATATCAGGTCTCACTTCACTACTGCTGTTTATATAGGTTCCAAGCCATTGTTCATTGGGTTGATGgtcaaaccaaaaccaaaaatcGAATCAGGCTTTTTTATGTTACGTATCTTAACGTTGCTATACTACTGTCGCATTTCTGTTTAGAGGGAAACCAGTCTCATTGAATGGCATTGCAAACAAATGATCAGACCAGGTGGCCTTTATTCCATTTATCTTATGCACTCAGTTCCCCAAAAAAGCTTTAAATTTATAAGACAATAGATTTACactacaaaagtttggggtcagtaagatttttttatggttttgaaagaagtctcttatgctcaccagtgcggcacttatttgatcaaaaatacaataaagtaaaatgttaataaaatttaaaatagttgttttctatttgaatatttattacatttgatattacatgtgattcaaagctgagttttcagcatcgttactttTGTCTTCAGTGGCTACGTTTTCATGAACAATTTTTGGTTCAGTCAGACTGAATTCATTCcgattgatgaatctgattgtagtgttcacatgaacgctaaataaagtgatctGGTTGATGTGCGggtttatatgtcacaagcttcaaatcGAAATAGATTCTTTTCTACATATGCACTCTGCACAAATATagagtttctcactgtttgcacataataaccactTTCCCACacagtttctttatttgttttaacagcagaatttatatttatccatttaCGTGTCATTGCGTTATTTCGGCGTCATTGCACAGTCAGTCCTTTCAGTTTCGTGGTTCAATCTGAtcgagtgtttacatgcactctcacttttagaagaggaataaaccacccccttcaGTCCAGTCAAGCTCTATCGGATTGATTATGGTGTCAATCCAATCACAGATGGATTAATCGGTTGCATGGAAATGCAgccactgtcacatgatccttcagaaaaaaaaaattcttatcaatgttgaaaagactTGAGCTGCTTAACATTTCTGTGAAAACCCTGATACTTTTTTCTGGatgttttttgtaatgttttcattGTCAAACATTAGTGGATCACGTTTGTAGTTAATGTGATTTGACTCTGCTAATTCTAATGTTTCTTTAAAACTGACTCTGTCTTTGGCATTAGAGTCTCAGTAGTGCTAATGGAGAGGAGAGTCTGATTTCATTTCGCACACGATCCAAGCGCCCACTGAGAGACGTCCCTCTGGGGCGCCTGGAGGCGGAGCTACATGCTCCTGACATCACTCCAGACATGTATGAGTTAGGCTCCGCCCCTGAGGACAGAGAATGGTCGCAGTGGCTGCAGGGCCTCATGACTTCAGATATGGAGAATGAAGGTACAGACAGGCTGAAATACTTACCATGAATGTGCATCATCATGTGTTTTTCTCAAAAACTCTAATTCTCTTGCAAGAGGAGggtgatgatgaagatgaccCGGAGTACAATTTTCTGGCTGAAATTGATGAGCCTGATGTGGAGGACTATAGGAACGACAAGGCAGTGCGCATCACCAGTGAGTTCATTTGAGAGAAATGATTGGCAGATcatctgtgctgttttttttttttatataaatcaccTTCTTTTATTTGTTACTCAGAAAAGGAAGTCAGTGACTTGATGGAGGAACTATTTGACACAGTAAGGATTTCAATTTCTATCTTATATTCTGGCACTGATCGCTAGGGCCCCATGACCTCATGTTCAGTTCAGTTCACAGTTTTTAAAATCGATTCTTTACACACTATTTTGGattattaatattgaattaaaccattaaaactgaattgggaggaaaaaaataaaaagctttcaGAGGCCCTACTGATCGATGAGTCAAAAGTAGTTCAAGAACCTCCTGAATCAATAACTTTTAACGTGTGTCTGCTTTTTCTTTGTGCTGAACCTGTTCTCCATCACCTGTAGCTTCAGGATGAATTAGGGAGTCAGGAAGCAGAAGGACatgaggaagaagaggaaaaagaggaagaggagagtcCCCTGCAGGAGCCGGCTGGCATTATGGAGAATATTCAGTATGTGCATCCATCATTTCACAACCATCACATCATGTGTGTAACTGATACTGTATACAATTGCACTCTAAGGTGAAATGTTTACTATGTTCAGGTACCAGGATCCATTAGCAGATGTCTTGGAGCAGCGATACCGTACGGTGCGGGAGCAGCTGGCGGCTGTGAGGAAACGGAAGGCTCTTCTGGAGAGTAAAGGAGTGTCTGTAGCTCCCCCCTGTCCTCAACACCCCTCCAGTCCCATAACATCCTTGATCCTGAGCACGGCTCAGAAACTACAGCTCCAGCAGCAGATCCAGCAGGTCTAGAACGACTGATGCTTCCATTCGATCAGTTTACAGAAGTGCCACTAACATGCTTTTCTCCATTGAGTTTTCCCTTTGACTTCTTTATTACATTCTTTATGTGTTATGGGCGTTTTTATTCATGGCTTTTTCAATAGCTGTGTTGTTTATCCTGCAGCACGTGCAGCTCCTCACGCAGATGAACATGTTGTGCAGTTCAGTTAAAGGTCTGGAGACAGAGGCTTCAACAAGCAGACAGTTCTTGGTGAGACATGCACACATATTAAAGAAACACCCTATGATCTGCACAGATATATGctgattctctctttttttgcatCGTACTCTCTCAGTTGGAGCTGCAGATGTTTGCCCAGCGTGGAGAAAAATCCTGCGATCCAGTAGAGCATGGCTTCACCAGCATCTTCAAAGCCTGCAACCTTCAGGGTGCCATTTCTCTTCTGGAGGAGCTAGATCAGTCACCCAAAGCGGACCCTGCAATTTCAAGTCCACGTTTCCCTGGTAATTTATCTAAATGTGCATGTCCTTGCATAATTTCCATATTTCCTTCACTGTCTAAAATCCAGATAGTTTTGGTCAGTTGAAGGCAAACCACAGATTCGAATCTTTTGCTTTATACTCAACGTCTGATTCTAGAACGTAATTGAGAAACAAAAATGCACTATTGCACACtaaagttaaaaatatatttttttttgtcaattgtaATTGTAAACTTTCTAGCATTAATCTTTTTACTCTGCACGTTTTATTGGGTAGGATGTCAGTTTCCTGCTCCTTTGGCCTGGCTCATGGCGACGCGACCGGTGTTTCTCTACCCAGAGCTACTTCCTACAGTCCAGCTGCGTCCTTCTAGATTCAAAGGACAGTTTACTCCAGCAGAAGATTGGTACTGCAGACATGCATCAGCCCTAATCATTGCACACTCTTATAAAAGATACTCAATCCACACTGTTTTTCTCTACCTCAGTCTTGTTGTTCTAGGTCATAAGCACTTAAGAAGTACCTTACACCCGCTGCAGATGACTTGTCGCTATCTGCTTGCTGCTAGGAGCTTTATAAGTTTAAAATCACACATCCGTGATGCATGTCATAAGCCCTTTCCCAATGTCATCAAggtgagtgaatgaacagcagGAAACCTGATGATTTGATTTTCTGCAGAAATTACTAGATTTCACCCGCAAAAATACACTGAACAGTGGGAAATGGGACTGCaccctttttttcttgttttttagaCCTACTTTGTGACGGGAAAATGCCCTCCAATGCCCTTGGCCTGTAAGAGGGTCGGTCCTTTGGACCAGCGCCCCCCGGTGGAGAGAGAAAAGAGCCTCATGCCTGATTGGCTTTCGGTAATAACTGCCCGTAATCTAGCTCTGTTTTTGTCATTTCAGTTCTTCTGTTTTTCATTTACTGCTCCTAAATGGTAAACATTTgattaatgtgtaatatttaaCCTTTCTCTCTTGTAGAAAAACCTGAAGCGCATTTATGAGCTTGTAATAATGTTTAACCGAGGATCTGGAAGCCTCCAGACTAGCAGCTCGACAGAAGAAGCCAGCGAGTCTGCAGGTCTAGGAGCACACTACAGCTTCTCTCCAGGCATGCGTTACCCTCCCAGCCTTCCTGAGGACCTTGCTCAGACCCTTGAATCTTCATCTATGAGCtcctgcaaaaacaaaaaagacaagaCTGTTAAATCCACCAAGCCTTTAAAACCTCCCCCGTCAGCCGAGGAAATAGAAGTGGTTCTCAGCCAGCTACCAACCCTTTTACCAAAAACTAGCACTGTTCCAACTCCGTCACATTCAGAAACTTTTCATCTCGTACCAGTTCGGAGGCCAGAACCGAATTCATGCATGTTTGGGAACGGAGCTACGAATGGTCCTCTAAAGAGAGCGATCATAGTATGTAACGTTTCAAACGTGCCTCCGATGGGACGAAACCCAGGTGGAGATGTTGTCACTTTAGCGCCTGCTCCAGTTGCACCTGAACTGAGCTCTTCAAGGACTGTTCCTGTGAAAAATGCTGTGGAAACACCAATGGGTGTTTCTGGTTCTCCACCGAGAGCTCAAGTTTGTGCATCCCAGGGGGACGTGATCATCACGTTACCTGCTGCTTTGGCACCAGAGCTGAATCCCTGTTCTTCAGGGCATATAACTGTGAATCAAACTGCACAAATAGTCACCTCTAATGCTCTAATTACTCTTCAACCACCTACGGTTCCCGACAGCTTAAATTGTCCCACCACCATCATAAAACCATCCACAGCCAACGCCGCATCAGCTAAAGAGAGTCAGCGCTGTGGCACTCTGCTTAAAGTATCAAGGGATTCTGCTGGTCCAGCTCAAATACATCAAACACCTCTAAATCGCTTTCTTCTCCTTCCTCCAGGATATGTGTTTGCAAGCAGCAGCCTTGGCCGTCAGATAGCTGGACAAGATCAAACCTTGAAAGGTTCATCAGCTCTGAAGAGCACAGAGATGAAACTCAAGAAGCCACAGAGAACTCCAGACATTCTCCACAGCACTGATGGGCCACAAGGAGGTCCAGCACAGATGACATCCGTTCATGAGGCTGCTTTTGAGTGCTTAGATGAAACCGCTGCAGCAGAGGAAGAGCTGAATAGTGATGATGGAGGATCGATTGAGAATGAGGTGGAAGAGTGGGGTGAGAAGGACCCCAGAGAGCTGTTTCTCACACTTTCTGAATCCTCCGGGAGCCCGACGCCCAGCATTGAGGGGGAAGACACTGACATGGAGATGGATTTGGGCAGGAGAGAGAAACTAGAGGAGCAGAAATCAAAAGAAAGGCAAGGCAGCAATAGGCTGAAAGGGGAGGAGAAGGAAACGGCTGGAGATGTTTCAGACGTCCTGTCTGTGCCAGAACTACAGGTCAGATCATTTTTTATGCTCTTATGAGATATTTAAACTGAATACtaattatctattttttttttctttaactgtaacacaaaacattttcatattcTCATGCAAAAATACTAATTATATCATTGgtatttcattttataataaaaaattttttttactattgccaattattctatttattatattatataaattgttcTATTAAGTTTAAGTATTTAAGCGTCCTACTGTATCTCTTgggaattacaaaaaaatattgtaaaatgtctacataataatgttataatggaAGTTGTTGTCATGAAATTGTTACAATGCAAaacaaaagctttaaaaaaaaaatattaatcttttatAAAAATCTCTTAAGTTTTTCTTCAGGGGTAAGATATGAACATGTCTAGTTTTCATACGCTTCACCCATTAATAGCAGTTCTCGTtcatgcattttgtatttatgaGATGTTAGATTAACCTTGTCATTGCACACACCAGAAAACCATTGAGAAATTCTCACATCTGACCACAAAGATGAGATGTGAAAGAGAAGGAAGTTCAGATGATGGAGAGTCAGACTATCAAGCTGCAGGTCAGTTCAGTCATTATGAAGGAGTCCAACAAAACATTAGTTTTAATAGTGACGCAGACACATTTATTTATGTCCTTTTAAATCTAAACTGAGTGAATGTGGTGCTCACAGGATCTGTGGAGATTCCTTTGGTCCTTTCTGATGACGATCCTTACAGAGACGCTAAAGATATCGCCTTTGCCCAGGCTTACCTGGAGAAGGTAAGAGATATTTAGATGCGCGCACATATTAATGCTCGTTTTTATGTCGTGACAGGTCCATTTTTTTGTCTGAtattctgtgtgtctgtctgcaggTCTATGAGGTGCTGCAGACGATGCCTGGGAAAGTGCATGAGTTCTTGAGCGTTCTCTCCGAGTTTGAGAAAGACCCAGAAAGTCGCACCTCACTGGAGCTGCTGAAGAGACTCAAGCCTGTGCTGAGCGACTGGCCTGAGCTGCTTCGAGATTTTGCTGCCTTCCTGCATCCGGATCAAGCCAGAGAGTGTGGCCTGGTAGAGCACAGTTAACAATACTCACATATTCATGGAGCACACAATCATACGGTTTCATGGTACAAACGATGCTCTTCTTACTGTGTGGCTTTAGCTGGCGGAGCAGCAGGCGTTCGAGCGCAGCAGACGGTTTCTACGCCAGCTGGAGTGTACTTTTGGAGAGCAGTCGGATCTCTACAGAAAAGTGGTGCACATTCTACAAGGAGGTCTTTCACAGGATCTTTCTGACTTCAGAGAGGTATTTGAATAGGACGTCATCGGACAAGCAGTCCTTTCTTATTATTCTGGTATTTGAGCATCTCTTCTGTTTTTCAGACAAAAGCTCAAATTACATTGCTGTTCCGTGAACACACCGATCTGCTGGAGGAATTCTGGGAATTTTTTAAGCAGCTATACCCACAAGTGCAAGATGAGGATTGTGCAGACAATGTGGAAACCAGTGAGGGCTTGGAAGAAAGCCATGcatgtcaaccaatcagaacggTCTTACCAGATCAAACAGTGGAGCCTGTCAAAACAGCCAATAAACACGAAAGAAAAAGAGACGAACAGGTTCTGGTATCAGCTTCTCCTCTTACAGTTGACTTGTCTATAAAGATCTCAAAAAATCCTAATTGTGTGCATACCATGATATTGTAATGGCAGTTTTATTCTGACGTTTTATCACTGTCTCTCTCAGATGGCAGAAACAAAAAAGAAGGCGGCAGACAAAAACAGTGTGGCAGCAGAGTCAAAACAGGAGGCAGCTGAATCGTCTTCAGTGGACAGACAGCTGTCTTCATTTAATGCCACAGGAAGCTCAGTCTGTGCCAAGAATATCTCTCGCACACCAAATGGGAAAAAAGTAGTCCTCTGGACCAGGTTAGAAATGTTATGCCACATTAGTTCCCTGTTGATCATTTAATTTTAGAGATATATACTTTGCTGTTATCAAGGTTGGATTGCAAAGAGCTTTTAAATTTCAGTTCAATTCCTGAAATTAAATAGAGATAGCAAACAGAATTTGAAATTCACCTGTAAGTGCTAAAAGATCATCAGACATGGTCTTACTTTAAACCGGATGCTATATATAAAGAGAAATAGGTCCAGtaagtgtgttctgtgtgtgtattatgtGTTCAGTCTTTAAAAAGTtcagaaaatatttaaagaaattaatacttttatttagcaagttcGCAGTAAATTGATCTAAAAGTGCCAGTcaagacattttataatatagaagatttaataaaaaaaattctacatatctaagaatccagaaaaaaatatatcactgCTTCCACAGAAACATtgtgtttccaacactgataaaaatcagaaatgtttcttgagcagcaaatattagactgatttctgaaggatcatgtgactggagtaatgatgctgaaaattcagcttcgtatcacaggaataaattacataacatattcaaatataaaaatggttattttaaattgtaataatatttcacatttgtattgtttttactgtttgttttgttcaaaaataaattgtgagcataaaagacttctttcaaaaacataaaaaaaatcttaccaatcccACCTTTTGATCGATAATGTATCATGGAGTAAATCCATGTCAAGATTATTCCAGATTTGTTCGTTTTTTGTTGCTGATGGTggagaattaacatttttgtaactATTTCCTTTAGTTAAAGACCAGTAGTTCCTTCTTCTGTTTTTCCATCTACAATTTCAGTCCTGTGGATTATAGCAAGTTCACATTCACAATAATTCACTGAAAGGAAGCCAAGGCTTCATTTCAGAATTTTACGCAGccctgtttattatttatatcagTATCTACCTAAATTGTGTAAATTTTGTGCACATCCCGATGAATGTAattatgatttgaaatgaatgttTCTGTGTTTTGTTGGTGTGATTAAACAGGGAGGCAGACCGTGTAATACTGACCACCTGTCAGCAGAGAGGAGCCAAGCCGGACACGTTTCATGCCATTGCAGCCCAGCTTGGCAACAAAACAGCCAACGAGGTTTGCTTTCTTTCACATTCAGAGACTTTCACTCACAATGATCACGTCTATTTCACCCTAAACTCAAGAgagtaaaatgtacttaaaatcaTTACATTCCTAGATGCAAAATaccatttgtttcttattttggggtgaaatatgttCTAGACAGGCTTCAGGATTGACTTCTCAAACATTTTCCTCAGCAGTGTGCAGTAACACTGCAGTCAGGTCGACCCTTATAAATCACATTTCCTTTTTCTCCTTAGGTTTTGGAGCGCTTTCAAG includes the following:
- the LOC127935515 gene encoding GON-4-like protein isoform X1; translated protein: MDQSRKRRSNNRNPGLSECKVSRSREPGEDTDSTASHKHFSAIRSSSPQPESSCREQHAACLQKPEDDAEKTLIITCNEEQSGSRTPGRRKGLRRKRDAVSEEEAKQKETEDEIQPELEIDRELDRELETKSRQHNLTSANVRSIIHEVITNEHVVAMMKAAISETEPILVFEPKMTRSKLKEVVEKGFVIPSWNISPIKTPTEVKRGQQFVDIPLEEEDSSDEEYRPDEEEEDETAEETLLESDFENSSSSPRGSRVNLHGLNSEREEDAASSSRLSFCRSRHLTVAVTPMGPPPAPAAPSRAPPECSFLEKLHAVEEELAIGPESYQSLSSANGEESLISFRTRSKRPLRDVPLGRLEAELHAPDITPDMYELGSAPEDREWSQWLQGLMTSDMENEEEGDDEDDPEYNFLAEIDEPDVEDYRNDKAVRITKKEVSDLMEELFDTLQDELGSQEAEGHEEEEEKEEEESPLQEPAGIMENIQYQDPLADVLEQRYRTVREQLAAVRKRKALLESKGVSVAPPCPQHPSSPITSLILSTAQKLQLQQQIQQHVQLLTQMNMLCSSVKGLETEASTSRQFLLELQMFAQRGEKSCDPVEHGFTSIFKACNLQGAISLLEELDQSPKADPAISSPRFPGCQFPAPLAWLMATRPVFLYPELLPTVQLRPSRFKGQFTPAEDCLVVLGHKHLRSTLHPLQMTCRYLLAARSFISLKSHIRDACHKPFPNVIKTYFVTGKCPPMPLACKRVGPLDQRPPVEREKSLMPDWLSKNLKRIYELVIMFNRGSGSLQTSSSTEEASESAGLGAHYSFSPGMRYPPSLPEDLAQTLESSSMSSCKNKKDKTVKSTKPLKPPPSAEEIEVVLSQLPTLLPKTSTVPTPSHSETFHLVPVRRPEPNSCMFGNGATNGPLKRAIIVCNVSNVPPMGRNPGGDVVTLAPAPVAPELSSSRTVPVKNAVETPMGVSGSPPRAQVCASQGDVIITLPAALAPELNPCSSGHITVNQTAQIVTSNALITLQPPTVPDSLNCPTTIIKPSTANAASAKESQRCGTLLKVSRDSAGPAQIHQTPLNRFLLLPPGYVFASSSLGRQIAGQDQTLKGSSALKSTEMKLKKPQRTPDILHSTDGPQGGPAQMTSVHEAAFECLDETAAAEEELNSDDGGSIENEVEEWGEKDPRELFLTLSESSGSPTPSIEGEDTDMEMDLGRREKLEEQKSKERQGSNRLKGEEKETAGDVSDVLSVPELQKTIEKFSHLTTKMRCEREGSSDDGESDYQAAGSVEIPLVLSDDDPYRDAKDIAFAQAYLEKVYEVLQTMPGKVHEFLSVLSEFEKDPESRTSLELLKRLKPVLSDWPELLRDFAAFLHPDQARECGLLAEQQAFERSRRFLRQLECTFGEQSDLYRKVVHILQGGLSQDLSDFRETKAQITLLFREHTDLLEEFWEFFKQLYPQVQDEDCADNVETSEGLEESHACQPIRTVLPDQTVEPVKTANKHERKRDEQMAETKKKAADKNSVAAESKQEAAESSSVDRQLSSFNATGSSVCAKNISRTPNGKKVVLWTREADRVILTTCQQRGAKPDTFHAIAAQLGNKTANEVLERFQDLIKLFHKSSISHPTSPSDPEIQSSAIEDEPD
- the LOC127935515 gene encoding GON-4-like protein isoform X2, whose translation is MDQSRKRRSNNRNPGLSECKVSRSREPGEDTDSTASHKHFSAIRSSSPQPESSCREQHAACLQKPEDDAEKTLIITCNEEQSGSRTPGRRKGLRRKRDAVSEEEAKQKETEDEIQPELEIDRELDRELETKSRQHNLTSANVRSIIHEVITNEHVVAMMKAAISETEPILVFEPKMTRSKLKEVVEKGFVIPSWNISPIKTPTERGQQFVDIPLEEEDSSDEEYRPDEEEEDETAEETLLESDFENSSSSPRGSRVNLHGLNSEREEDAASSSRLSFCRSRHLTVAVTPMGPPPAPAAPSRAPPECSFLEKLHAVEEELAIGPESYQSLSSANGEESLISFRTRSKRPLRDVPLGRLEAELHAPDITPDMYELGSAPEDREWSQWLQGLMTSDMENEEEGDDEDDPEYNFLAEIDEPDVEDYRNDKAVRITKKEVSDLMEELFDTLQDELGSQEAEGHEEEEEKEEEESPLQEPAGIMENIQYQDPLADVLEQRYRTVREQLAAVRKRKALLESKGVSVAPPCPQHPSSPITSLILSTAQKLQLQQQIQQHVQLLTQMNMLCSSVKGLETEASTSRQFLLELQMFAQRGEKSCDPVEHGFTSIFKACNLQGAISLLEELDQSPKADPAISSPRFPGCQFPAPLAWLMATRPVFLYPELLPTVQLRPSRFKGQFTPAEDCLVVLGHKHLRSTLHPLQMTCRYLLAARSFISLKSHIRDACHKPFPNVIKTYFVTGKCPPMPLACKRVGPLDQRPPVEREKSLMPDWLSKNLKRIYELVIMFNRGSGSLQTSSSTEEASESAGLGAHYSFSPGMRYPPSLPEDLAQTLESSSMSSCKNKKDKTVKSTKPLKPPPSAEEIEVVLSQLPTLLPKTSTVPTPSHSETFHLVPVRRPEPNSCMFGNGATNGPLKRAIIVCNVSNVPPMGRNPGGDVVTLAPAPVAPELSSSRTVPVKNAVETPMGVSGSPPRAQVCASQGDVIITLPAALAPELNPCSSGHITVNQTAQIVTSNALITLQPPTVPDSLNCPTTIIKPSTANAASAKESQRCGTLLKVSRDSAGPAQIHQTPLNRFLLLPPGYVFASSSLGRQIAGQDQTLKGSSALKSTEMKLKKPQRTPDILHSTDGPQGGPAQMTSVHEAAFECLDETAAAEEELNSDDGGSIENEVEEWGEKDPRELFLTLSESSGSPTPSIEGEDTDMEMDLGRREKLEEQKSKERQGSNRLKGEEKETAGDVSDVLSVPELQKTIEKFSHLTTKMRCEREGSSDDGESDYQAAGSVEIPLVLSDDDPYRDAKDIAFAQAYLEKVYEVLQTMPGKVHEFLSVLSEFEKDPESRTSLELLKRLKPVLSDWPELLRDFAAFLHPDQARECGLLAEQQAFERSRRFLRQLECTFGEQSDLYRKVVHILQGGLSQDLSDFRETKAQITLLFREHTDLLEEFWEFFKQLYPQVQDEDCADNVETSEGLEESHACQPIRTVLPDQTVEPVKTANKHERKRDEQMAETKKKAADKNSVAAESKQEAAESSSVDRQLSSFNATGSSVCAKNISRTPNGKKVVLWTREADRVILTTCQQRGAKPDTFHAIAAQLGNKTANEVLERFQDLIKLFHKSSISHPTSPSDPEIQSSAIEDEPD